One Amorphoplanes digitatis genomic window carries:
- a CDS encoding response regulator yields MTEPVAEEGRRLTVFLVDDHAMFRAGVRAELGAHVDVVGEASSVAEAVARIAATSPDVVLLDVHMPDGGGRAVLDAMRRTHPQVKFLALSVSDAAEDVIGLIRAGARGYVTKTISPDELAAAIRRVADGDAVFSPRLAGFVLDAFASRPDVPVADPELDQLTNREREVLRLLARGYAYKEIAKELYISIKTVETHVSNVLRKLQMSNRYELSRWAADRRLV; encoded by the coding sequence ATGACCGAGCCCGTAGCCGAGGAGGGTCGGCGGCTGACCGTCTTCCTCGTGGACGACCACGCGATGTTCCGGGCCGGCGTCCGCGCCGAGCTCGGCGCGCACGTGGACGTGGTCGGCGAGGCCAGTTCCGTCGCGGAGGCGGTGGCCCGGATCGCCGCTACCTCCCCGGACGTGGTGCTGCTCGACGTGCACATGCCCGACGGCGGCGGCCGCGCGGTGCTCGACGCGATGCGGCGTACCCACCCGCAGGTGAAGTTCCTGGCGCTTTCCGTCTCCGACGCCGCCGAGGACGTGATAGGCCTGATCAGGGCCGGCGCCCGCGGCTACGTCACGAAGACGATCTCGCCGGACGAGCTCGCCGCGGCGATCAGGCGGGTGGCCGACGGCGACGCGGTGTTCAGCCCGCGGCTCGCCGGTTTCGTGCTGGACGCGTTCGCGTCGCGCCCGGACGTGCCCGTCGCGGACCCCGAACTGGATCAGCTCACCAACCGCGAACGCGAGGTGCTGCGGCTGCTCGCCCGCGGCTACGCGTACAAGGAGATCGCCAAGGAGCTGTACATCTCGATCAAGACGGTGGAGACCCACGTCTCGAACGTGCTGCGCAAGCTGCAGATGTCCAACCGTTACGAACTCTCAAGGTGGGCGGCCGATCGCCGACTTGTGTAG
- a CDS encoding ATP-binding protein, producing MYRPRDHRVIAGVASGLARHLRVPVTAVRIALVLLLGFNGLGLLLYAVFWAVLPQQLPTGEQRTRRDLALLLPFGAIGLGVVLLQGLLFDDNGVAGTAGWLVAVTAVGAGVIWHQSDPTRRGWADNPRAPWFAAVVAESDRRSFLFRFIGGGVLVAVGVIGVLAVYTPAGNLSTVFNGVIFALVGLLGVGVVMAPLLWRTFSQLRSEREGRIREQERAEVAAMIHDQVLHTLALIQRNSTDIKEVQRLARGQERSLRNWLYKPMASPTERFAAALEQAAAEVEDTYAISVEAVVVGDTECDERVVALIAAAREALVNAARHSGVETVSLYAEVEAEELSVFVRDRGAGFDLAGVEDTRHGVRGSIVGRMRRHGGRAEIRSAPGDGTEVRLTLPASRESVSAGKENAR from the coding sequence CTGTACCGGCCGCGCGACCACCGTGTCATTGCCGGTGTCGCCTCCGGCCTCGCGCGTCATCTGCGCGTACCGGTCACCGCGGTACGTATCGCCCTGGTGCTCCTGCTCGGTTTCAACGGCCTCGGCCTGCTGCTCTACGCGGTGTTCTGGGCCGTGCTTCCGCAGCAGCTGCCGACCGGCGAGCAGCGCACCCGCCGGGACCTGGCGCTGCTGCTGCCGTTCGGCGCGATCGGCCTCGGCGTCGTGCTGCTACAGGGCCTGCTCTTCGATGACAACGGCGTGGCCGGCACGGCGGGCTGGCTGGTCGCCGTCACGGCGGTCGGCGCCGGCGTGATCTGGCACCAGTCCGATCCGACCCGCCGGGGCTGGGCGGACAACCCGCGGGCGCCCTGGTTCGCCGCGGTGGTAGCGGAGAGTGATCGCCGCTCGTTCCTGTTCCGGTTCATCGGCGGCGGCGTCCTGGTCGCGGTCGGCGTCATCGGCGTGCTTGCCGTGTACACACCCGCCGGCAACCTCAGCACCGTCTTCAACGGCGTGATCTTCGCGCTGGTCGGCCTGCTCGGCGTCGGCGTCGTCATGGCGCCGCTGCTCTGGCGCACGTTCAGCCAACTGCGCTCCGAGCGCGAGGGCCGCATCCGTGAGCAGGAGCGCGCCGAGGTCGCGGCGATGATCCACGACCAGGTGCTGCACACGCTCGCCCTGATCCAGCGCAACTCCACGGACATCAAAGAGGTGCAGCGGCTGGCCCGAGGCCAGGAGCGCAGCCTGCGCAACTGGCTGTACAAGCCGATGGCGTCGCCCACCGAGCGGTTCGCGGCGGCGCTCGAGCAGGCGGCCGCCGAGGTCGAGGACACGTACGCGATCTCGGTCGAGGCCGTGGTGGTCGGCGACACGGAGTGTGACGAACGGGTGGTCGCGCTGATCGCCGCCGCGCGTGAGGCGCTCGTCAACGCGGCCCGCCACTCCGGGGTGGAGACCGTTTCGCTCTACGCGGAGGTCGAGGCCGAGGAGCTGAGCGTGTTCGTCCGCGACCGCGGTGCCGGTTTCGACCTCGCGGGGGTGGAGGATACGAGGCACGGCGTCCGTGGCTCGATCGTCGGGCGGATGCGGCGGCACGGCGGCAGGGCCGAGATCCGCAGCGCACCCGGCGACGGCACCGAGGTACGCCTGACGCTGCCCGCCTCGCGGGAGAGCGTCTCCGCCGGAAAGGAGAACGCGCGATGA
- a CDS encoding PspC domain-containing protein, producing the protein MTDEAAQSREASGSSQDAPAPSAVPPASDPPPAAYEPPAADATTESDPPPPPPPGAAPPPGAQPPPWFGGTDGPTFSREKLIRPVRGRYLAGVSGAIANATNTDPVLWRVVLAVLSFFGGVGVLIYLVAWLLTPAEGDTGSPVESLLGRGRSAMTPLSIVVVSAAAVLTFAFVVRDGLRATLLAAAVLACGALVLKRNGRLNANRGSAAPDPASAADGPWSAASAATFPAAPAPASSAAAKPDDERTAAFPAAAGPAGEPVTAPLPPRPPNYSPPASAPPGYPPPGYTQAAYIPPSTAYAPPPGGYRPPFAPHGPWAQQKAGPAVHPPAPPRPRQPKPPRERSKLGRITFFMIVMVMGLLALIDLAGADLSVSAYFAAALTTIALGLIVGTWFGRSRGLIFLAILACVGLAVSSGAETWGGELGNSSYRPQSIGAVADRYDFTIGTATLDLRAVDFTNHEQVTTVAMKLGQLRILLPDNVDTTTTVQMDGGRAEIFGRQWEGSDLNTQEVTDLGADGAGGGKLRLNIEMNTGDVEVAR; encoded by the coding sequence ATGACCGACGAAGCTGCCCAGTCCCGCGAAGCTTCCGGGTCGTCGCAGGACGCTCCGGCACCTTCCGCCGTACCCCCGGCGTCCGACCCTCCGCCCGCGGCCTACGAGCCGCCGGCCGCGGACGCCACCACCGAGTCGGACCCCCCGCCTCCCCCGCCGCCCGGCGCCGCACCGCCGCCCGGCGCCCAGCCGCCGCCGTGGTTCGGCGGGACGGACGGGCCGACGTTCTCCCGGGAGAAGCTGATCCGGCCCGTCCGCGGCCGGTACCTCGCCGGCGTCTCCGGCGCGATCGCCAACGCCACGAACACCGACCCCGTGCTCTGGCGCGTGGTGCTGGCCGTGCTCAGCTTCTTCGGCGGCGTCGGCGTGTTGATCTACCTGGTCGCCTGGCTGCTGACCCCGGCCGAGGGTGACACCGGATCCCCGGTCGAGTCGCTGCTCGGCCGCGGCCGCTCGGCGATGACCCCGCTGTCGATCGTGGTGGTGAGCGCGGCCGCCGTGCTGACCTTCGCGTTCGTCGTCCGGGACGGCCTGCGGGCGACCCTGCTGGCCGCTGCCGTCCTGGCCTGCGGCGCGCTGGTGCTAAAGCGCAACGGCCGGCTGAACGCGAACCGGGGCTCCGCGGCGCCGGACCCGGCGTCGGCGGCGGACGGGCCGTGGTCGGCGGCGAGCGCCGCCACCTTTCCCGCGGCACCGGCACCCGCGTCGTCCGCCGCGGCGAAGCCGGACGACGAGCGGACCGCGGCGTTCCCGGCCGCGGCCGGACCGGCCGGCGAGCCGGTGACCGCGCCGCTGCCGCCCCGGCCCCCGAACTACAGCCCGCCTGCCTCCGCCCCGCCCGGCTACCCGCCGCCGGGCTACACGCAGGCGGCGTACATCCCGCCCAGCACCGCGTACGCGCCGCCGCCCGGTGGCTACCGGCCGCCGTTCGCACCGCACGGCCCCTGGGCACAGCAGAAGGCCGGGCCGGCGGTGCACCCGCCGGCGCCGCCGAGGCCGCGGCAGCCCAAGCCGCCCCGGGAGCGCTCGAAGCTCGGCCGCATCACGTTCTTCATGATCGTGATGGTCATGGGCCTGCTGGCCCTGATCGACCTCGCCGGCGCGGACCTCTCGGTCTCGGCCTACTTCGCCGCCGCGCTCACCACGATCGCCCTCGGCCTGATCGTGGGCACCTGGTTCGGCCGCTCCCGCGGGCTCATCTTCCTGGCGATACTGGCCTGCGTGGGCCTCGCCGTCTCCAGCGGCGCCGAGACCTGGGGCGGCGAGCTGGGCAACAGCTCCTACCGGCCGCAGAGCATCGGCGCGGTCGCCGACCGGTACGACTTCACCATCGGTACGGCCACCCTTGACCTGCGCGCCGTCGACTTCACCAACCACGAGCAGGTCACCACGGTCGCGATGAAGCTCGGCCAGCTACGGATCCTGCTCCCCGACAACGTCGACACCACCACGACCGTCCAGATGGACGGCGGCCGGGCTGAGATCTTCGGCCGCCAGTGGGAGGGCAGCGACCTCAACACGCAGGAAGTCACCGACCTGGGCGCGGACGGCGCCGGCGGCGGCAAGCTGCGGCTGAACATCGAGATGAACACCGGCGACGTGGAGGTTGCCCGATGA
- a CDS encoding phosphatidylserine decarboxylase, which produces MTPFPAVSTAPVTGVGPRAARALTAEFARHNAATSALVIGADHASAVVAAAIEALLPGDNLTLVAGVRSTADLLRDHIAGLGSWVSDRVRILDSLAEATPADVVILGEPLTGTADETRAVLDSLGKYLTEGAVVSVAVPAVPGQTGGAAAELFRQSALFGVGTDLVARNQPPLRVHRLRFSQADTRVAATLAPAYRPSSVPVTRTMHIDSNGVAAAGIALGLAALARGARPKSKLWLIPALAALPVAAFFRDPERDIPADSNAIVAASDGRVLSVERLTDERLGEGEFLRIAVFLSVLDVHVNRVPVAGRVTDYFVIDGGYANAMTAAAEHNVAAYTVLDTDHGTVAVAQRTGLIARRIVQRTPVGTLVARGERMGLIRFGSRTDVYLPADKAQATVAVGDKVIGASSVIARWI; this is translated from the coding sequence ATGACGCCGTTTCCCGCCGTGTCCACCGCGCCTGTGACCGGCGTCGGCCCGCGCGCCGCCCGCGCCCTTACCGCAGAGTTCGCCCGCCACAACGCCGCAACCAGCGCCCTGGTCATCGGGGCCGACCACGCCTCGGCCGTGGTGGCCGCCGCCATCGAGGCGCTGCTGCCCGGCGACAACCTGACCCTGGTCGCGGGCGTCCGCAGCACCGCCGACCTGCTCCGCGACCACATCGCCGGGCTTGGCAGCTGGGTCTCCGACCGGGTCCGGATCCTGGACTCGCTCGCCGAGGCCACCCCGGCCGACGTGGTCATCCTCGGCGAGCCGCTGACCGGCACCGCCGACGAGACCCGCGCGGTGCTGGACAGCCTGGGCAAGTACCTCACCGAGGGCGCGGTCGTCTCCGTCGCGGTTCCCGCCGTGCCCGGACAGACCGGCGGCGCGGCCGCCGAGCTGTTCCGGCAGAGCGCGCTCTTCGGGGTCGGCACCGACCTGGTGGCCCGCAACCAGCCGCCGCTGCGCGTGCACCGGCTGCGCTTCAGCCAGGCCGACACCCGGGTCGCCGCGACGCTGGCGCCGGCCTACCGCCCGTCCAGCGTGCCGGTGACCCGCACGATGCACATCGACTCGAACGGCGTCGCCGCGGCGGGCATCGCGCTCGGCCTGGCCGCGCTGGCACGCGGCGCCCGGCCCAAGTCGAAGCTGTGGCTGATCCCGGCCCTTGCCGCGCTCCCGGTTGCGGCGTTCTTCCGCGACCCGGAGCGCGACATCCCCGCCGACTCGAACGCGATCGTTGCGGCCAGCGACGGCCGGGTGCTGTCGGTGGAGCGCCTGACCGACGAGCGCCTCGGCGAGGGCGAGTTCCTGCGCATCGCGGTCTTCCTGTCGGTGCTCGACGTTCACGTCAACCGCGTGCCGGTGGCCGGTCGGGTCACGGACTACTTCGTGATCGACGGCGGCTACGCGAACGCGATGACGGCGGCCGCCGAGCACAACGTGGCGGCGTACACGGTGCTGGACACCGACCACGGCACGGTCGCGGTGGCCCAGCGGACGGGCCTGATCGCCCGCCGGATCGTGCAGCGCACCCCGGTGGGCACCCTGGTGGCCCGCGGCGAGCGGATGGGGCTGATCCGCTTCGGCTCCCGCACGGACGTCTACCTGCCGGCGGACAAGGCGCAGGCCACCGTCGCGGTCGGCGACAAGGTCATCGGCGCCAGCTCCGTGATCGCCCGCTGGATCTGA
- a CDS encoding CDP-alcohol phosphatidyltransferase family protein → MPRTPWRRRRTTDSPRPAGRRWAGRLRRGGTIARQALLVRVGRRSGEAGRAATATRAEVIYTGTELLPSPYGRSRAIATSDSHGPAPLAQPVVVEADSASLLPGEHTMRRRVSFALVNGCTLASLGLGLLAIFLAMQGETRIAAACLVACVVFDGLDGALARKLGVSSPFGAQMDSLADMCSFGLAAPVVVYASLAHSVPTAFAAVACMLVAGCAAIRLARFNVSPKDGRFFSGVPTTMAAAVLALAVLIGLPLPGEVVLGGVALMAFAMVSSFPYAKLARLVKLPPWLWLLPIVGALVDPRLTFVLVVAAYLCSGPVLWLRTRRAVV, encoded by the coding sequence GTGCCGAGAACCCCTTGGCGCCGGCGTCGCACGACGGATAGTCCCCGTCCCGCCGGACGTCGTTGGGCAGGCCGGCTGCGCCGCGGTGGAACGATCGCGCGGCAAGCCCTTCTGGTGCGCGTGGGACGCAGGTCCGGCGAAGCCGGACGCGCCGCCACCGCCACCCGGGCCGAGGTGATCTACACCGGCACGGAGCTCCTACCCTCCCCGTACGGCCGCAGCCGTGCGATCGCGACCTCGGACAGCCACGGCCCCGCGCCGCTGGCCCAGCCGGTCGTCGTCGAGGCCGACTCGGCCTCGCTGCTGCCCGGTGAGCACACGATGCGCCGCCGCGTCAGCTTCGCGCTGGTCAACGGCTGCACCCTGGCCAGCCTCGGCCTGGGGCTGCTCGCGATCTTCCTGGCCATGCAGGGCGAGACCCGGATCGCGGCCGCCTGCCTGGTGGCCTGCGTCGTCTTCGACGGTCTCGACGGCGCCCTGGCCCGCAAGCTGGGCGTCTCCAGCCCGTTCGGCGCGCAGATGGACTCGCTGGCCGACATGTGCTCGTTCGGCCTGGCCGCGCCCGTCGTGGTTTACGCCTCGCTCGCGCACTCGGTGCCGACCGCGTTCGCCGCGGTGGCCTGCATGCTGGTGGCCGGCTGCGCCGCGATCCGGCTGGCCCGCTTCAACGTCTCGCCCAAGGACGGCCGGTTCTTCTCCGGCGTGCCGACGACGATGGCCGCCGCGGTGCTGGCCCTCGCGGTGCTGATCGGCCTGCCGCTGCCCGGCGAGGTGGTGCTGGGCGGGGTGGCGCTGATGGCGTTCGCGATGGTCTCCAGCTTCCCCTACGCGAAGCTGGCCCGGCTCGTGAAGCTGCCGCCGTGGCTGTGGCTGCTGCCGATCGTGGGCGCCCTGGTGGACCCGCGCCTGACGTTCGTGCTGGTCGTCGCCGCGTACCTGTGCAGCGGCCCGGTGCTGTGGCTGCGGACCCGCCGCGCCGTCGTCTGA
- a CDS encoding NUDIX domain-containing protein → MKVRRIGAYGVCRDGSGRVLLARNSGLSSFPGLWTLPGGGVEQGEDPDETVVREFAEETGLSVRVAGLRSVTSDVFQLPHTDTWEHTDRIIYDVENAGGSLRNEAAGTTEAVDWVLPERLPLMPFTARVLGLPDTASDVPDDPDEAVARTPGRGQRFGAYGLVTDPDGRILLTKIATGYPGAGRWHLPGGGTDHGEAPEAAVARELLEETGQHGRVTGLLGTSHLHDPAAIGPEGVPIDWHVVRVLFRILVDEPTETVVTEAGGSTVAAGWFDATTVRDLPLTDVARSAVQRLAGETTHR, encoded by the coding sequence GTGAAGGTCAGACGAATCGGCGCGTACGGGGTGTGCCGCGACGGCTCCGGCCGGGTGCTGCTCGCCCGCAACTCCGGCCTGTCGTCGTTCCCGGGGCTGTGGACGCTCCCGGGCGGCGGCGTCGAGCAGGGCGAGGACCCCGACGAGACGGTCGTCCGGGAATTCGCCGAGGAGACGGGCCTCTCCGTACGCGTGGCGGGCCTCCGCTCTGTGACGTCGGACGTGTTCCAGCTGCCACACACCGATACGTGGGAACACACCGACCGGATCATCTACGACGTGGAAAACGCCGGCGGCAGCCTGCGCAACGAGGCCGCGGGCACCACCGAGGCCGTCGACTGGGTGCTGCCGGAGCGGCTGCCGCTGATGCCGTTCACCGCCCGCGTGCTCGGCCTGCCCGACACCGCCTCCGACGTGCCGGACGACCCGGACGAGGCCGTCGCCCGCACACCGGGGCGCGGCCAGCGCTTCGGGGCGTACGGGCTGGTCACCGACCCGGACGGCCGGATCCTGCTCACCAAGATCGCGACCGGCTACCCCGGGGCCGGCCGCTGGCACCTGCCCGGCGGCGGCACCGACCACGGCGAGGCGCCCGAGGCGGCCGTCGCCCGGGAACTGCTCGAGGAGACCGGGCAACACGGACGGGTGACCGGGCTGCTGGGCACCTCGCATCTGCACGACCCGGCGGCGATAGGTCCCGAAGGGGTGCCGATCGACTGGCATGTCGTCCGGGTCCTGTTCAGGATTCTCGTGGACGAGCCGACAGAAACAGTGGTGACCGAAGCCGGCGGATCCACTGTCGCGGCGGGGTGGTTCGACGCCACCACGGTGCGTGATCTCCCGCTGACCGACGTCGCGAGGTCCGCCGTCCAGCGCTTGGCGGGGGAGACGACGCATCGATGA
- a CDS encoding NUDIX hydrolase, with protein MTPALEPLRRIAAYAVATDPQGRVLLVRASTRSGTPGVWSLPGGAVDHGEDPNHTVVRETAAETGLSVAVAGLRDVLADMRSLPHRGVTIHTDRLVYEVSIRGGNICDRVGQPTDLARWHTLEEAERLRLRPFTAAALGLSAASADLRPEEVPEFPSFYAVAGPDGLHRAQRFAAYAIATDPRDRLLLTRIAPGYPGAGRWHLPGGGTDYGEQPGTALIRELVEETGQVGRLVELLGVASHRDAASLGPEGYPIDWHGVRAFYRVFVDAPTEVVVKDVGGSTSEACWMAVKAAAELPGDQVTEVTAEALRAARLA; from the coding sequence GTGACCCCCGCTCTCGAGCCGCTCCGCAGGATCGCGGCCTACGCCGTCGCGACCGATCCCCAAGGCCGCGTCCTACTCGTCCGCGCCTCGACCCGTTCCGGCACGCCCGGCGTGTGGTCGCTGCCCGGTGGCGCCGTCGACCATGGCGAGGACCCGAACCACACCGTCGTCCGCGAGACCGCGGCGGAGACCGGGCTGTCCGTCGCCGTCGCCGGCCTGCGCGACGTGCTGGCCGACATGAGGTCCCTGCCGCACCGCGGCGTCACCATCCACACCGACCGCCTCGTCTACGAGGTGTCGATCCGTGGGGGCAACATCTGTGACCGCGTGGGCCAGCCGACCGACCTGGCCCGCTGGCACACCCTCGAGGAGGCGGAGCGGCTGCGCCTGCGGCCGTTCACCGCCGCCGCGCTGGGCCTCTCGGCGGCCTCCGCCGACCTGCGGCCCGAGGAGGTGCCGGAGTTCCCGTCCTTCTACGCCGTCGCCGGTCCGGACGGGCTGCACCGCGCGCAGCGCTTCGCGGCGTACGCGATCGCCACCGACCCGCGGGACCGGCTGCTGCTGACCCGCATCGCGCCGGGCTATCCCGGTGCCGGCCGCTGGCACCTGCCCGGTGGCGGCACCGACTACGGCGAGCAGCCCGGCACCGCCCTGATCCGCGAGCTGGTCGAGGAGACCGGCCAGGTGGGCCGCCTGGTCGAGCTGCTCGGCGTCGCCAGCCACCGGGACGCGGCGTCGCTGGGCCCCGAGGGCTACCCGATCGACTGGCACGGTGTCCGCGCCTTCTACCGGGTCTTCGTGGACGCCCCGACAGAGGTGGTCGTCAAGGACGTCGGCGGCTCGACCTCCGAGGCGTGCTGGATGGCGGTCAAGGCGGCCGCCGAGCTGCCCGGGGACCAGGTGACCGAGGTGACGGCCGAGGCGCTGCGGGCGGCGAGGCTAGCCTGA
- a CDS encoding PspC domain-containing protein has protein sequence MTQPTIAPYKQLRRPLDDRIVAGVCSGLGRYLGVDPVLIRVGFGVLVALTWGAGVLAYPIAWFLMPEEPAPAAPAAPPWRDPADPTWGQPPAA, from the coding sequence ATGACTCAACCCACCATCGCCCCGTACAAGCAGCTCCGCCGACCGCTCGACGACCGCATCGTGGCGGGCGTGTGCAGCGGGCTCGGCCGCTACCTCGGCGTCGACCCCGTGCTCATCCGGGTCGGCTTCGGCGTGCTCGTCGCACTCACCTGGGGCGCGGGCGTGCTCGCGTACCCGATCGCCTGGTTCCTGATGCCCGAGGAGCCCGCGCCGGCCGCACCGGCCGCGCCGCCGTGGCGCGACCCGGCCGACCCGACCTGGGGTCAGCCGCCGGCCGCATGA
- the guaA gene encoding glutamine-hydrolyzing GMP synthase, giving the protein MSTPRPVLVVDFGAQYAQLIARRVREARVYSEIVPHSMPVAEMLARNPAAIILSGGPSSVYEPGAPSLDPALFDNDVPVFGICYGFQAMAQALGGTVAHSGAREYGRTVLTPLAEPGTLLRELPADLPVWMSHGDAVTEAPAGYAVTASSAGAPVAAFESLETRRAGVQFHPEVAHTQQGQEMLQRFLYDIAGIEPTWTSSNIIDDQVAAIREQVGDKQVICGLSGGVDSAVAAALVHKAIGDQLTCVFVDHGLLRAGEAEQVEKDYVAATGIRLKVVDAAESFLGHLAGVTDPEQKRKIIGREFIRTFEAAARELDAERHIEFLVQGTLYPDVVESGGGTGTANIKSHHNVGGLPDDLQFALIEPLRTLFKDEVRALGAELGLPEEIVQRHPFPGPGLAIRIIGAVDRHRLDVLRAADLIAREELTAAGLDRDVWQFPVVLLADVRSVGVQGDGRTYGHPVVLRPVSSEDAMTADWSRLPYDVIAKISTRVTNEVPEVNRVVLDVTSKPPGTIEWE; this is encoded by the coding sequence ATGAGCACACCGCGTCCGGTCCTTGTCGTCGATTTCGGCGCTCAGTACGCCCAGCTGATCGCCCGACGGGTCCGCGAGGCGCGGGTCTACTCGGAGATCGTGCCGCACTCGATGCCGGTCGCGGAGATGCTCGCCCGCAACCCTGCGGCGATCATCCTGTCCGGCGGCCCGTCGAGTGTGTACGAGCCCGGTGCGCCGTCGCTCGACCCGGCGCTGTTCGACAACGACGTGCCGGTCTTCGGCATCTGTTACGGCTTCCAGGCGATGGCACAGGCGCTGGGCGGCACCGTCGCGCACTCCGGCGCGCGGGAGTACGGCCGTACCGTGCTCACGCCGCTCGCCGAGCCCGGCACGCTGCTGCGGGAGCTCCCCGCGGACCTGCCGGTCTGGATGTCGCACGGCGACGCGGTGACCGAGGCGCCGGCGGGCTACGCCGTGACCGCTTCCTCGGCCGGCGCGCCGGTGGCCGCGTTCGAGAGCCTGGAGACCCGCCGGGCGGGCGTGCAGTTCCACCCCGAGGTGGCGCACACCCAGCAGGGGCAGGAGATGCTCCAGCGCTTCCTCTACGACATCGCCGGCATCGAGCCGACCTGGACGTCCTCCAACATCATCGACGACCAGGTCGCCGCGATCCGCGAGCAGGTCGGCGACAAGCAGGTCATCTGCGGCCTGTCCGGCGGCGTCGACTCGGCGGTGGCCGCGGCGCTGGTGCACAAGGCGATCGGCGACCAGCTCACCTGCGTCTTCGTCGACCACGGGCTGCTGCGTGCCGGCGAGGCCGAGCAGGTCGAGAAGGACTACGTCGCGGCGACCGGCATCCGCCTCAAGGTCGTCGACGCCGCCGAGTCCTTCCTGGGTCACCTGGCCGGCGTCACCGATCCCGAGCAGAAGCGCAAGATCATCGGCCGGGAGTTCATCCGCACGTTCGAGGCGGCGGCCCGCGAGCTCGACGCCGAACGGCACATCGAGTTCCTCGTGCAGGGCACGCTCTACCCGGACGTGGTCGAGTCCGGCGGCGGCACCGGCACGGCGAACATCAAGTCTCACCACAACGTCGGCGGCCTGCCGGACGACCTTCAGTTCGCGCTGATCGAGCCGCTGCGCACCCTGTTCAAGGACGAGGTGCGCGCGCTCGGCGCCGAGCTGGGGCTGCCGGAGGAGATCGTCCAGCGGCACCCGTTCCCGGGACCCGGCCTGGCGATCCGGATCATCGGCGCGGTCGACCGGCACCGGCTCGACGTGCTGCGCGCCGCGGACCTGATCGCCCGTGAGGAGCTGACCGCGGCCGGCCTGGATCGCGACGTGTGGCAGTTCCCGGTGGTCCTGCTGGCCGACGTGCGCAGCGTTGGCGTGCAGGGCGACGGCCGGACCTACGGGCACCCCGTCGTGCTGCGGCCGGTCTCCAGCGAGGACGCCATGACGGCGGACTGGTCGCGCCTGCCGTACGACGTCATCGCCAAGATCTCGACCCGCGTGACCAACGAGGTGCCCGAGGTCAACCGGGTGGTCCTCGACGTGACCAGCAAGCCGCCGGGCACCATCGAGTGGGAGTAG